Proteins found in one Gordonia sp. PDNC005 genomic segment:
- the aqpZ gene encoding aquaporin Z gives MSDTISTPAKWLAELFGTFWLVFGGCGSAIFAAKVVAADEATSSSIQLGIGFLGVALAFGLTVVTMAYAVGHISGGHFNPAVTLGAAVSGRLPWRELPGYWVSQVVGGLLAGLALLVIAKGQDGFTAEGNMAANGYGEHSPNGYALGAVILAEVILTAFFLIVILGATDGRAPKGFGPLAIGLSLTLIHLISIPISNTSVNPARSTAVAFFNGNGAPGQLWVFWVAPLIGGLIGGLLYPLLFENGKLAIGGTKEE, from the coding sequence ATGAGCGACACCATCTCGACGCCGGCCAAATGGCTGGCGGAATTGTTCGGAACCTTCTGGCTGGTCTTCGGCGGCTGCGGCAGTGCGATCTTCGCCGCCAAAGTCGTCGCCGCCGATGAGGCGACGAGTTCGAGCATTCAGCTCGGCATCGGATTCCTCGGTGTGGCACTGGCCTTCGGTCTCACTGTCGTGACGATGGCATACGCCGTCGGACACATCTCGGGCGGGCATTTCAATCCCGCCGTCACGCTCGGCGCCGCAGTCAGCGGTCGCCTTCCGTGGCGTGAACTGCCGGGATACTGGGTCTCGCAAGTGGTCGGGGGTCTGCTCGCCGGCCTGGCGCTGCTCGTGATCGCCAAGGGGCAAGACGGCTTCACCGCCGAAGGCAATATGGCGGCGAACGGCTACGGGGAGCACTCGCCCAACGGTTACGCCCTCGGCGCGGTGATCCTCGCCGAAGTGATTCTCACGGCGTTCTTCCTGATCGTGATCCTCGGTGCTACCGACGGCCGCGCGCCGAAGGGCTTCGGACCGTTGGCGATCGGCCTGTCGCTGACGCTCATCCACCTCATCTCGATCCCGATCTCCAACACCTCGGTGAACCCGGCCCGATCGACAGCCGTCGCATTCTTCAACGGCAACGGCGCCCCCGGACAGTTGTGGGTGTTCTGGGTCGCACCGCTGATCGGCGGACTCATCGGCGGGCTGCTGTACCCGCTGCTGTTCGAGAACGGAAAGCTCGCCATCGGCGGAACCAAGGAGGAATGA
- a CDS encoding DUF3089 domain-containing protein, whose amino-acid sequence MPFRRNGPFFVLVAAVAVVAGLLVVPPPPASAAPAVQWLCRPGALDPCDLKNDRTDLLTRKTHPATVTPESAKKADCFYVYPTVTDQPSLLADKKAVPSVQSIARFQAASFNDLCRVYAPVYRQMTLWGLSPAMMASWVGNRDIPNTSYGDVKRAWQKYLRDDNKGRPVIFIGHSQGTMMLRKLIREEIDPKPELRRKMVGAFLMGGNVMTARGKTTGGDFRNTPVCTRRAQTGCVVAYSTELVGLPSLFGNSSLDALSSPMNLPTGPAFQVACTDPDKLSGDYSPAAATVPSRPYAASMIAFLMNVSTFPGTLPTSKSTWTTGPGRWKVNCVNPNGFHRLHATPVIPQHFNELPLFDSHLVDLNLGIEKLHSIAAQQLAAYH is encoded by the coding sequence ATGCCATTTCGTCGTAACGGACCATTCTTCGTACTCGTGGCGGCTGTCGCCGTCGTGGCCGGTCTGCTCGTGGTTCCGCCGCCGCCGGCGTCCGCCGCGCCCGCGGTGCAGTGGTTGTGTCGCCCGGGGGCCCTTGACCCCTGTGATCTGAAGAACGATCGCACGGACCTCCTCACACGGAAGACTCATCCGGCCACCGTGACGCCGGAATCGGCGAAGAAGGCCGACTGCTTCTACGTCTATCCGACCGTGACCGACCAGCCGTCCCTGCTGGCCGACAAGAAGGCCGTCCCGTCGGTCCAGTCGATCGCTCGTTTCCAAGCAGCGTCGTTCAACGACCTGTGCCGCGTGTACGCGCCGGTCTACCGCCAGATGACCCTGTGGGGTCTCAGCCCGGCGATGATGGCGTCCTGGGTCGGCAACCGCGACATCCCCAACACGTCGTACGGCGACGTGAAGCGCGCGTGGCAGAAGTACCTCCGCGACGACAACAAGGGACGACCGGTGATCTTCATCGGACACTCGCAGGGGACCATGATGCTGCGCAAGCTGATCCGCGAGGAGATCGACCCGAAGCCGGAGTTGCGCCGCAAAATGGTCGGCGCCTTCCTGATGGGCGGCAACGTGATGACGGCGAGGGGGAAGACCACCGGAGGTGACTTCCGGAACACTCCCGTCTGCACCCGCCGTGCGCAGACCGGCTGTGTGGTCGCCTACTCCACCGAACTGGTCGGCCTCCCGTCGTTGTTCGGCAACAGCAGTCTCGATGCGCTCAGCAGCCCGATGAACCTGCCCACCGGTCCGGCTTTCCAGGTCGCGTGCACCGATCCGGACAAGCTCAGCGGCGACTACAGCCCGGCCGCCGCCACAGTGCCCAGCCGTCCGTATGCGGCGAGCATGATCGCATTCCTGATGAACGTCTCGACGTTCCCGGGGACCCTGCCGACGTCGAAGTCGACCTGGACCACCGGGCCCGGTCGGTGGAAGGTGAACTGTGTGAACCCGAACGGATTCCACCGCCTGCACGCAACACCGGTGATCCCGCAGCATTTCAACGAACTGCCGCTGTTCGATTCGCACCTCGTCGACTTGAACCTCGGCATCGAGAAACTGCACTCGATCGCGGCTCAGCAACTCGCCGCCTACCACTGA
- a CDS encoding SDR family NAD(P)-dependent oxidoreductase → MLNPPRSLSDFRRIIDGPVDLTGKTIVVTGASSGIGEAAAHLLASRGATIVAVARNLEALQVTCDAIVAAHGSAHAMTADLSDPDDARRLAADVLDRFGPPDVVINNAGRSIRRSTLDTVDRFHDYERTMALNYFGPVALILGLLPAMVDAGRGQIVNVVTWGVTAGAMPKFAAYHASKAALAAFGRSLDGECEGTGVVVTNAGFPLVRTPMIAPTASYDDAPALTSEQAAQWLLRAVEQRPAELYPRYAVVLRAVGVFSPRTVNRLIGRSGI, encoded by the coding sequence ATGCTGAATCCGCCGCGCAGCCTCTCCGACTTTCGACGCATCATCGACGGCCCGGTCGACCTGACGGGGAAGACCATCGTCGTGACCGGCGCGTCGTCTGGGATCGGTGAAGCCGCAGCGCATCTGCTGGCTTCGCGTGGAGCGACCATCGTTGCCGTCGCCCGCAATCTTGAAGCACTCCAAGTCACGTGTGATGCGATAGTGGCGGCCCACGGCTCGGCGCACGCGATGACGGCCGATCTCTCAGACCCGGACGACGCCCGCAGGCTCGCGGCCGACGTGCTCGATCGGTTCGGTCCGCCGGACGTGGTGATCAACAACGCCGGTCGGTCCATCCGTCGCAGCACCCTGGACACCGTCGACCGGTTCCACGATTACGAGCGCACCATGGCGCTCAACTACTTCGGGCCTGTCGCCCTGATCCTCGGGCTGCTGCCCGCGATGGTCGACGCCGGCCGCGGTCAGATCGTCAACGTAGTCACGTGGGGCGTCACTGCGGGCGCGATGCCCAAGTTCGCGGCCTATCACGCATCGAAGGCCGCACTCGCGGCCTTCGGGCGGTCGTTGGACGGCGAGTGCGAGGGCACCGGAGTTGTCGTCACCAATGCGGGTTTCCCGTTGGTGCGGACACCGATGATCGCGCCGACTGCATCGTATGACGACGCCCCCGCTCTCACGTCCGAGCAGGCCGCCCAGTGGCTGCTGAGAGCCGTCGAGCAGCGGCCGGCCGAGTTGTATCCGCGTTATGCGGTCGTCTTACGGGCAGTCGGCGTGTTCTCCCCGCGCACTGTCAACCGCCTGATCGGCCGCTCCGGCATCTGA
- a CDS encoding cellulase family glycosylhydrolase — MSLPRSIAALIVTVGAVVSSTLVVAPQAAAAPADPLAVSALHTRGTSIVDAAGRVVLNHGVNNVDKEAPYLKAGDGFTVTAADAAKLAGYGFNSVRLGVSFDALMPTKGNVDEDYIGRVTAVVDMLADHGIRTLLDNHQDGMSSPWGGNGFPAWAVKSRPLPGEPNPGFPLYYLMPSMNAAWDEVWTNRNGIVDHLGTALKALAAGLKGHAGVMGIELLNEPWPGTAALTCFPIGCPLFDVQYQNTMSKLTRYVRQGDPTVPVYWEPNVTWNQMMPSYMGLKRIKDRNVVIAPHDYCIPSQLAIYLGLPAGLRSLCSAQQGLTWTHVDEVFRRTGKPVVITEFGDVDSTVLSQTLDRADKRFVGWTYWHYTSGQSLSGVARQLVRTYPQATAGRPGAMTFDTSTGAFSFTYRPNSAISAPTVIYPSSVHYPNGYNVQVTGGQYTTASDGRLHVSADGSGPVSVSVTAK; from the coding sequence ATGTCTCTGCCTCGCAGCATCGCCGCGCTCATCGTCACCGTCGGCGCCGTCGTGTCGTCCACCCTGGTCGTCGCACCGCAGGCGGCCGCCGCTCCCGCCGACCCTCTCGCGGTGAGTGCGCTGCACACACGCGGCACCTCGATCGTCGACGCAGCAGGTCGCGTGGTGCTGAATCACGGTGTGAACAACGTCGACAAGGAGGCGCCGTACCTCAAGGCCGGCGACGGATTCACCGTCACCGCGGCCGACGCCGCGAAACTCGCCGGGTACGGATTCAACTCCGTGCGCCTCGGCGTCTCGTTCGACGCCCTGATGCCGACGAAGGGCAACGTCGACGAGGACTACATCGGGCGCGTGACCGCCGTGGTCGACATGCTCGCCGATCACGGCATCCGCACGCTTCTCGACAATCACCAGGACGGAATGTCGTCGCCGTGGGGCGGCAATGGGTTCCCCGCGTGGGCCGTGAAGTCACGCCCGTTGCCCGGTGAGCCGAACCCCGGCTTTCCGCTGTACTACCTGATGCCCAGCATGAACGCCGCGTGGGACGAGGTGTGGACCAACCGCAACGGAATCGTCGACCACCTGGGCACCGCACTCAAGGCACTCGCCGCGGGGCTCAAGGGCCACGCGGGAGTGATGGGCATCGAACTTCTCAACGAGCCGTGGCCGGGCACAGCGGCTCTGACCTGCTTCCCGATCGGCTGCCCGCTGTTCGACGTGCAGTATCAGAACACGATGTCGAAGCTCACCCGGTATGTGCGTCAGGGCGACCCGACGGTTCCGGTCTACTGGGAGCCGAACGTCACCTGGAATCAGATGATGCCGTCGTACATGGGTCTCAAGCGCATCAAGGACCGCAACGTGGTGATCGCACCCCACGACTACTGCATCCCGTCGCAGCTCGCGATCTACCTCGGGCTGCCGGCGGGACTGCGCTCACTGTGCTCGGCGCAACAGGGCCTCACGTGGACGCATGTCGACGAGGTGTTCCGCCGCACCGGCAAACCCGTGGTGATCACCGAGTTCGGCGACGTCGACTCGACGGTGCTGAGCCAGACTCTCGATCGTGCAGACAAGCGGTTCGTCGGCTGGACGTACTGGCACTACACGAGCGGTCAGTCGCTGTCCGGAGTCGCCCGCCAACTGGTTCGCACATACCCGCAGGCCACCGCGGGACGTCCCGGCGCAATGACGTTCGACACGTCGACCGGCGCGTTCTCGTTCACCTACCGTCCCAACTCGGCGATCAGCGCTCCCACGGTCATCTACCCGTCATCGGTGCACTACCCGAACGGATACAACGTCCAGGTGACCGGCGGACAGTACACGACGGCGTCCGACGGTCGTCTCCACGTGTCCGCAGACGGCTCCGGACCGGTCTCCGTGTCGGTCACCGCGAAGTGA
- a CDS encoding alpha/beta hydrolase, with the protein MQTSTASITGRHDNTIVYDVHRPDIEPVGVVVIAHGLGEHAGRYHHVARAITDRGYVAVIPDHAGHGRSTGKRLGVTDFSDFIADLHSVIGVAASDRRPRFLIGHSMGGAIALSYALDHPEMLDGLILSGPAIVPGADLPAPLIKLAPILGKIAPWLPSAALSASAVSRDPEVVAAYEADPLVWHGKIPAGLGGALIGAMATFPDRLPTLTMPTLVLHGGDDVLANPEGSRIVERHAGSSDLTVTILPGLYHEIFNEPERDEVITTVTDWIVAHS; encoded by the coding sequence ATGCAGACTTCGACAGCGTCGATCACCGGTCGCCACGACAACACCATCGTCTACGACGTCCACCGGCCCGACATCGAGCCGGTGGGCGTCGTTGTCATCGCCCACGGACTCGGCGAACACGCAGGTCGGTACCACCACGTCGCGCGAGCGATCACCGACCGGGGCTATGTCGCGGTGATCCCGGATCACGCAGGGCACGGACGCTCCACCGGAAAACGCTTGGGCGTCACCGACTTCAGCGACTTCATCGCCGACCTGCACAGTGTGATCGGAGTGGCCGCCTCCGACCGCAGGCCGCGTTTCCTGATCGGCCACAGCATGGGCGGCGCCATCGCGCTGTCGTACGCTCTCGATCACCCGGAGATGCTCGACGGACTGATCCTGTCCGGACCGGCGATCGTGCCCGGAGCCGATCTGCCCGCTCCGCTGATCAAGCTCGCGCCGATCCTCGGCAAGATCGCGCCCTGGCTGCCGTCGGCAGCCTTGTCTGCGTCAGCGGTCAGCCGCGATCCGGAAGTCGTCGCCGCCTACGAAGCCGACCCGCTCGTCTGGCACGGCAAGATCCCCGCCGGTTTGGGCGGAGCGCTCATCGGTGCGATGGCGACGTTCCCCGACCGCCTCCCGACTCTCACCATGCCGACGCTCGTCCTGCACGGCGGCGACGACGTCCTCGCCAACCCGGAAGGCAGCCGGATCGTCGAACGGCACGCGGGGAGCAGCGACCTCACGGTCACGATCCTTCCGGGGCTGTACCACGAGATATTCAACGAACCTGAACGCGACGAAGTGATCACCACCGTCACGGACTGGATCGTCGCGCATTCGTAG
- a CDS encoding MMPL family transporter, translated as MSSILFRLGRFSFRHKWWVIVAWIAALVITGSLVNAMQPKFSKDFELPGTDGGTAMTQLEEYFPAANKAQSQASTTVVIGAKDGLAAHTAEIDKLVTGLQALPKANKDAIVNPVTAAAAAPQMASAVLGDQGRVGLITVPQGIELMDVKLESKTELLDVLEKHRVNGLQVEATGGVMAAQEEPGKAEMIGFAIAFVIMIVAFGALIAAFIPLVTGLVGVGLTMMLVTLSAEWISVNQAATGIITMLGIAVSIDYALFIVSRYRSEINRGGSREDAAGRAVGTAGTAVVFAGLTVVIAVAALMVIGLPFITQMGLGAALAIIVAVLAALTFIPALLGAFGRFAFSPRIPWLRHGDADESTETFGVKFGSMVVKRPVVFIVAGLAILIAAALPIKGMQIGMDTTTDDEVAAQELVAKGFGEGVAGPLIAVLHTDSGTIDKAATTAVSEIAKLPGVASPDALMWMGNGTTDPKNPNVGANSAIIQIVPKTAPSAPETHDLVEDIRGISSDIEKQGASIHVGGQTAIMSDLSAKLDKALIPYLVVVVGLAFLIMIGVFRSLWVPLIGTVGFLFSVLATFGITTWIFTDGALGMIDHTKPIIAFLPIFLIGVVFGLAMDYQVFLVTRMREEYMHGMSAKEAIVAGYRHGSRVVTSAAIIMISVFAAFMLAPDTTAKMMGFALAIAVFFDAFIIRMIVVPAVISLLGDRAWGLPKWLDKLVVDFDIEGSKVRDRGVGETTEPLVADAEALEAK; from the coding sequence ATGTCATCGATTCTCTTCCGCCTCGGGCGGTTCTCCTTCCGGCACAAGTGGTGGGTGATCGTCGCGTGGATCGCCGCGCTCGTGATCACCGGCTCGCTCGTCAACGCCATGCAGCCGAAGTTCTCCAAGGACTTCGAATTGCCTGGCACCGACGGCGGCACCGCCATGACGCAGTTGGAGGAGTACTTCCCCGCTGCCAACAAGGCGCAGTCCCAGGCCTCGACGACGGTCGTCATCGGCGCCAAGGACGGCCTCGCCGCCCACACCGCCGAGATCGACAAGCTCGTCACCGGCCTGCAGGCACTCCCCAAGGCAAACAAGGACGCCATCGTCAACCCGGTGACCGCGGCAGCCGCGGCTCCACAGATGGCGTCGGCGGTTCTCGGTGACCAGGGCCGCGTCGGCCTGATCACCGTCCCGCAGGGCATCGAGTTGATGGACGTCAAACTCGAATCGAAGACAGAACTTCTCGACGTCCTCGAGAAACACCGTGTGAACGGCCTGCAGGTCGAGGCCACCGGCGGCGTGATGGCCGCACAGGAGGAGCCGGGCAAGGCCGAGATGATCGGTTTTGCAATCGCCTTCGTCATCATGATCGTCGCGTTCGGCGCACTGATCGCCGCGTTCATCCCGCTCGTCACCGGCCTCGTCGGCGTCGGCCTGACCATGATGCTAGTGACCCTGTCCGCCGAGTGGATCTCGGTGAACCAGGCCGCGACCGGCATCATCACCATGCTCGGCATCGCCGTCTCCATCGACTACGCGCTGTTCATCGTGTCCCGCTACCGGTCGGAGATCAATCGCGGCGGCAGTCGCGAAGACGCCGCAGGCAGAGCGGTCGGCACCGCGGGCACGGCGGTGGTCTTCGCCGGCCTGACGGTGGTCATCGCCGTCGCCGCCCTCATGGTGATCGGCCTGCCGTTCATCACCCAGATGGGTCTGGGTGCGGCCCTCGCGATCATCGTCGCCGTCCTGGCCGCCCTGACGTTCATTCCGGCGCTGCTCGGCGCGTTCGGCCGCTTCGCGTTCAGTCCCCGCATCCCGTGGCTGCGCCACGGCGATGCCGACGAGTCGACCGAGACGTTCGGCGTGAAGTTCGGCTCGATGGTCGTCAAGCGTCCCGTCGTGTTCATCGTTGCCGGCCTCGCGATCCTGATCGCCGCCGCCCTGCCCATCAAGGGCATGCAGATCGGCATGGACACCACCACCGACGACGAGGTGGCCGCTCAGGAACTCGTCGCCAAGGGCTTCGGCGAAGGTGTCGCTGGACCGCTGATCGCTGTCCTGCACACCGATTCCGGCACCATCGACAAGGCCGCGACCACTGCCGTCAGCGAGATCGCGAAACTCCCGGGCGTCGCCTCGCCGGACGCCCTGATGTGGATGGGCAACGGCACCACTGATCCGAAGAACCCGAATGTCGGCGCGAACTCGGCGATCATCCAGATCGTTCCGAAGACCGCACCGTCGGCCCCGGAGACCCACGACCTCGTGGAGGACATCCGCGGCATCTCCAGCGACATCGAGAAGCAGGGCGCGTCGATCCACGTCGGCGGTCAAACGGCCATCATGTCCGACCTGTCGGCCAAGCTCGACAAAGCCCTCATCCCCTACCTCGTGGTGGTGGTCGGACTCGCGTTCCTGATCATGATCGGCGTGTTCCGTTCCCTGTGGGTGCCGTTGATCGGCACCGTCGGCTTCCTGTTCTCGGTGCTCGCCACCTTCGGCATCACCACGTGGATCTTCACCGACGGCGCACTCGGCATGATCGATCACACCAAGCCGATCATCGCGTTCCTGCCGATCTTCCTGATCGGTGTGGTCTTCGGTCTCGCGATGGACTACCAGGTGTTCCTGGTCACCCGCATGCGTGAGGAGTACATGCACGGGATGTCCGCGAAGGAGGCCATCGTCGCCGGTTACCGTCACGGTTCCCGCGTCGTCACCTCGGCCGCGATCATCATGATCAGCGTGTTCGCCGCGTTCATGCTGGCACCGGACACCACCGCGAAGATGATGGGCTTCGCCCTTGCGATCGCAGTGTTCTTCGACGCCTTCATCATCCGCATGATCGTCGTCCCGGCCGTGATCTCCCTCCTCGGCGACCGTGCCTGGGGTCTGCCGAAGTGGCTCGACAAGCTTGTCGTCGACTTCGACATCGAAGGCAGCAAGGTGCGCGACCGCGGTGTCGGCGAGACCACCGAGCCGCTGGTGGCCGACGCAGAGGCGCTCGAGGCGAAGTAG
- a CDS encoding serine/threonine-protein kinase — MSTAADRSGTELGPYRLVRLIGRGGMGEVYEAVDTVKDRTVALKLLPPHLADDEQFRARFLRESQTVARLNDPHVIPIHDFGEIDGLLYLDMRIVDGRDLRSLIKDAPLPAERAVALIAQIAGALDAAHASGLLHRDVKPENILVDANDFAYLVDFGIAQSAGATRFTATGSAIGSFAYMAPERFADDVALTPAGDVYSLACVLFESVMGGPPYPSTSYEKIITGHLTRPVPPTGTVLDPVIAAGTAKDPTQRIATCGAFAAAAKDALAGRHTPTLVAPVRAPHPAPAMPYQPMMHPNAQPAPASNSGRVALIATAVAAVALLAGAGAVWVAMKNSDTDPVAASPTSVAVSTTTISASTPTATATTVTETAIRPTTARDRNDLGLSTPITVPECNGQSILIVFNATTPGRYEEQVGAALAANPGAEYLRTDNSCSSMRQAYDDGSPIYAVYYEGSSVAATCAKKASIGGEVYARYLDDTTPVGTEIC; from the coding sequence ATGAGCACCGCAGCCGATCGTTCCGGCACCGAACTCGGCCCGTACCGCCTCGTCCGACTCATCGGTCGAGGCGGTATGGGCGAGGTGTACGAGGCCGTCGACACGGTCAAAGACCGGACGGTCGCTCTGAAGCTCCTGCCGCCCCATCTCGCCGACGACGAGCAGTTCCGTGCCCGGTTCCTGCGCGAATCGCAGACGGTCGCACGGCTCAACGATCCCCACGTCATCCCGATCCACGACTTCGGCGAGATCGACGGGCTGCTGTATCTCGACATGCGCATCGTCGACGGCCGCGACCTGCGGAGTCTCATCAAGGACGCACCGCTGCCCGCCGAGCGGGCGGTGGCTCTCATCGCGCAGATCGCGGGCGCGCTCGACGCGGCACACGCGTCCGGACTTCTGCATCGCGACGTGAAGCCGGAGAACATCCTCGTCGACGCCAACGACTTCGCGTATCTCGTCGACTTCGGGATCGCGCAGTCGGCCGGCGCCACACGCTTCACCGCGACCGGATCGGCGATCGGATCGTTCGCGTACATGGCGCCGGAGCGGTTCGCCGACGACGTTGCGCTCACTCCCGCCGGCGACGTCTATTCGCTGGCGTGTGTGCTGTTCGAGTCGGTCATGGGTGGTCCGCCGTACCCGTCGACCAGCTATGAGAAGATCATCACCGGCCACTTGACCAGGCCCGTCCCACCAACCGGCACTGTCCTCGACCCGGTGATCGCAGCGGGCACGGCAAAAGACCCGACCCAGCGGATCGCCACGTGCGGCGCGTTCGCCGCCGCCGCGAAAGATGCACTCGCGGGCCGTCACACGCCGACTCTGGTCGCACCCGTTCGTGCGCCGCACCCCGCCCCGGCGATGCCGTACCAACCGATGATGCATCCCAACGCACAACCTGCTCCGGCGTCGAACAGCGGTCGTGTGGCTCTCATCGCCACTGCTGTCGCAGCAGTCGCACTGCTCGCGGGCGCCGGCGCGGTCTGGGTGGCCATGAAGAACTCAGACACGGATCCGGTTGCGGCCTCGCCGACGAGTGTCGCGGTGTCCACGACGACCATCTCGGCATCCACGCCGACAGCGACCGCCACCACGGTCACCGAGACCGCCATTCGTCCGACAACGGCCCGCGACCGGAACGATCTCGGACTGTCGACACCGATCACTGTCCCCGAATGCAATGGGCAGAGCATTCTGATCGTGTTCAATGCGACCACTCCCGGCCGGTACGAGGAGCAGGTCGGCGCGGCACTCGCCGCGAATCCGGGCGCGGAGTACCTGCGCACCGACAATTCCTGTTCGTCGATGCGCCAGGCGTACGACGACGGAAGCCCCATCTACGCGGTCTACTACGAGGGTTCATCGGTGGCCGCCACCTGCGCGAAGAAGGCCTCGATCGGCGGCGAGGTGTATGCCCGCTACCTCGACGACACGACTCCGGTGGGCACCGAGATCTGCTGA
- a CDS encoding TetR family transcriptional regulator: MSTESSTQTAAPGNTPGPRPGLRERNKARTRNAIRTAAMDLFERQGYTATTVAQIADAADVSHTTFFRYFQSKEQVVLKDDLDNERRAAMLRGIEPGLSRFDLLRRMVSDMFAIAAEDEWASNMARYHLIQNEPTLFAAHQAEADEVITETTGFIADYLGVKPDDLRLRVFIAAVVGVLFHVVDNSGNGEIPTLEECIEAIDLLEAGLPV, from the coding sequence ATGTCGACCGAGAGCTCCACCCAGACCGCGGCCCCGGGGAACACCCCGGGGCCGCGGCCCGGTCTACGGGAACGCAACAAGGCGCGCACCCGGAACGCGATTCGCACCGCCGCTATGGACCTGTTCGAAAGGCAGGGATACACCGCCACCACGGTGGCGCAGATCGCCGACGCGGCCGACGTCTCGCACACCACCTTCTTCCGATACTTCCAGAGCAAGGAACAGGTGGTCCTGAAAGACGACCTGGACAACGAACGCCGGGCGGCGATGCTCCGCGGAATCGAGCCGGGGCTCAGCCGCTTCGACCTGCTTCGCCGCATGGTGTCGGACATGTTCGCGATCGCCGCCGAGGACGAGTGGGCGTCGAACATGGCTCGCTACCACTTGATCCAGAACGAACCGACCCTGTTCGCGGCGCATCAAGCCGAGGCGGACGAGGTGATCACCGAGACCACCGGATTCATCGCCGACTATCTCGGGGTGAAGCCGGACGACCTGCGTCTGCGCGTGTTCATCGCCGCGGTTGTCGGAGTGCTGTTCCACGTGGTCGACAACAGCGGCAACGGCGAGATCCCGACACTCGAGGAGTGCATCGAGGCGATCGACCTCCTCGAAGCGGGTCTGCCGGTCTGA
- a CDS encoding YibE/F family protein, producing the protein MSHRLPDPDPQPEVSRPPLASATHEHHHHHSHGGDIPGTLTRFAKPAVIVVLAAAAVFVSVGVFLTWPSNASHPIPMQYKSSDGGPLQVYEADVVAQTRTDCSMIDAGVPTADFPQIPTTGGPCIATVLALKSGPDEGRYTVLSIPTNKAQAGTGPDSANMSVGAPDDPQPGQPRLAVDDSIKVSAMPDQSAESSTASVRYAFYDFARGTPLIFWAIAFVLAVVVVATWRGLRAIIGLAIAFAVLGFFTLPSILDGNDVVIVAIVSAAAILFAVLYLAHGVNLRTSAALVGTLLSLVVAGLLSNAAISTLSLTGLSASSTTNLQMYQGTISLQGLLLAGFVIGTLGVLNDVTITQASATFELAAMPNQTRLGAFRAAMRVGRDHIASTVYTLVFAYAGSALPLLLLFSVAGQPVSSLLSSEEVAIELARAFVGGIALALSVPLTTAVAAALVVPGGKATDVTPV; encoded by the coding sequence GTGAGCCACCGACTACCGGACCCAGATCCGCAGCCGGAGGTCTCACGCCCTCCTCTTGCGTCTGCCACGCACGAGCACCATCACCACCATTCGCACGGTGGGGACATCCCGGGGACCCTCACTCGGTTCGCCAAACCGGCCGTCATCGTCGTCCTCGCCGCGGCGGCCGTGTTCGTGTCCGTTGGCGTGTTCCTGACGTGGCCGTCGAACGCCTCTCACCCGATCCCGATGCAGTACAAGTCGTCGGACGGCGGGCCACTCCAGGTGTACGAGGCCGATGTCGTCGCGCAGACTCGCACCGACTGCTCGATGATCGACGCAGGCGTCCCGACAGCCGATTTCCCGCAGATTCCGACAACCGGCGGTCCGTGCATCGCGACCGTGCTGGCACTGAAGTCGGGCCCTGACGAAGGCCGGTACACGGTCTTGTCGATTCCGACGAACAAAGCCCAGGCAGGCACTGGACCCGACTCCGCGAATATGTCCGTCGGCGCACCCGACGACCCGCAGCCCGGTCAACCCCGTCTCGCGGTCGACGACTCGATCAAAGTCAGCGCGATGCCCGATCAGAGCGCCGAATCGTCGACGGCCTCGGTGCGCTACGCGTTCTACGACTTCGCTCGCGGCACCCCGCTGATCTTCTGGGCGATCGCCTTCGTGCTCGCAGTCGTGGTCGTCGCCACCTGGCGCGGCCTTCGCGCCATCATCGGCCTGGCGATAGCATTCGCGGTCCTCGGTTTCTTCACGCTGCCGTCGATCCTGGACGGCAACGACGTGGTGATCGTCGCGATCGTGTCCGCGGCGGCCATTCTGTTCGCCGTTCTCTACCTCGCCCACGGCGTCAACCTGCGCACCAGTGCGGCGCTGGTCGGAACTCTGCTGTCGCTGGTCGTCGCCGGCCTGTTGAGCAATGCCGCGATCTCGACCCTGTCACTCACCGGACTGTCGGCGTCGTCGACGACGAACCTGCAGATGTATCAGGGCACGATCTCGCTCCAAGGTCTGCTGCTCGCGGGCTTTGTGATCGGCACCCTGGGCGTGTTGAACGACGTCACGATCACCCAGGCGTCGGCCACCTTCGAGCTGGCCGCGATGCCGAATCAGACACGACTCGGCGCATTCCGCGCAGCGATGCGCGTCGGGCGCGACCACATCGCGAGCACCGTGTACACGCTCGTGTTCGCCTACGCGGGCAGTGCACTCCCACTGCTCCTGTTGTTCTCCGTGGCGGGCCAGCCGGTGTCGTCACTGTTGAGTTCGGAGGAGGTCGCCATCGAACTCGCACGCGCCTTCGTCGGCGGCATCGCACTCGCGCTGTCGGTTCCGCTGACCACCGCGGTGGCCGCGGCCCTGGTGGTCCCGGGAGGGAAGGCGACGGACGTCACGCCCGTCTGA